In Stieleria varia, one genomic interval encodes:
- a CDS encoding PEP-CTERM sorting domain-containing protein (PEP-CTERM proteins occur, often in large numbers, in the proteomes of bacteria that also encode an exosortase, a predicted intramembrane cysteine proteinase. The presence of a PEP-CTERM domain at a protein's C-terminus predicts cleavage within the sorting domain, followed by covalent anchoring to some some component of the (usually Gram-negative) cell surface. Many PEP-CTERM proteins exhibit an unusual sequence composition that includes large numbers of potential glycosylation sites. Expression of one such protein has been shown restore the ability of a bacterium to form floc, a type of biofilm.), protein MNKSLLMAGLSFLIAIPAHAAITVSIDASSAGSDIVFADTGGTINMGVFATTDGAGVIAFDSFDLFFDIGIDGNGMPDPGITFSATPVTPGAVFSNSAVNPGNLVTTSVALADADIHISADRGLYDFAAEAGVGTPVRLFDLNLDIAPGTAAGTYTIRHRDNSGALLAVNDGGTNLYATQPAEFTLGSGSFTVTAVPEPSSIPVLFAVGMYLLRRPKRKQTT, encoded by the coding sequence ATGAACAAGAGCCTCTTAATGGCCGGACTTAGTTTTTTGATTGCGATACCGGCGCATGCTGCCATTACCGTTTCGATCGATGCATCGAGTGCGGGTTCCGACATCGTATTTGCCGACACCGGGGGGACGATCAACATGGGAGTGTTCGCCACCACAGACGGCGCAGGCGTCATCGCATTCGACTCATTTGATTTGTTTTTTGATATCGGCATCGACGGAAACGGTATGCCCGACCCCGGCATAACATTCTCTGCGACTCCCGTGACACCTGGAGCCGTTTTCTCCAACTCGGCAGTGAACCCCGGAAACCTGGTCACAACTTCCGTGGCTCTCGCGGACGCGGACATCCACATTTCGGCGGACCGTGGACTCTATGATTTTGCAGCGGAAGCCGGAGTGGGGACGCCTGTAAGACTTTTTGATTTGAATCTTGACATCGCACCTGGAACAGCGGCTGGTACCTACACCATTCGTCATCGTGACAACTCAGGTGCTTTACTTGCAGTGAACGATGGGGGGACGAATCTGTATGCAACACAGCCTGCGGAATTCACCCTCGGGTCGGGTAGCTTCACCGTCACCGCGGTTCCTGAGCCTTCCTCGATACCTGTCTTGTTCGCTGTCGGGATGTATCTGTTGCGTCGTCCAAAACGCAAACAGACGACATGA
- a CDS encoding YceI family protein, with protein MKRVYRIIASAVLIGTLLCGGGVLSAADVYDYDGVHSSVSFKARHLDISWIHGRFNEVSGKFSLDREEPSKSTFSLTIQADSVDTANEARDKHLRQPDYFDTKQYPTIEFQSTSTKAIDGGYEVTGDFTMHGTTKQITLVLMGGKEHVFKDVKRVAFSTELSLKRSDFGFDPKAIGPIGDKALILIDCEGVRK; from the coding sequence ATGAAACGCGTTTATCGAATTATTGCGTCTGCGGTCTTAATTGGTACCCTTCTTTGCGGTGGCGGCGTCCTGTCTGCGGCGGACGTTTACGATTACGATGGAGTCCATTCTTCCGTCAGTTTCAAGGCCCGGCATCTGGACATCAGTTGGATTCATGGCCGATTCAATGAGGTCTCCGGAAAGTTTTCACTGGACCGCGAAGAACCCTCCAAGTCGACGTTCTCATTGACCATTCAAGCAGATAGCGTGGATACCGCCAATGAAGCGAGGGACAAGCACCTGCGTCAACCGGATTACTTCGACACCAAGCAATACCCGACGATCGAATTCCAGAGTACCAGCACGAAAGCCATCGATGGTGGGTACGAAGTGACAGGTGACTTCACGATGCACGGCACGACGAAGCAGATCACGCTGGTTTTGATGGGTGGCAAAGAACACGTCTTCAAAGATGTCAAGCGGGTCGCATTTTCGACTGAGCTGTCGTTGAAGCGAAGCGACTTCGGATTCGATCCAAAAGCGATCGGTCCCATCGGAGACAAAGCGCTGATCCTGATTGATTGCGAAGGCGTACGAAAGTAG
- a CDS encoding right-handed parallel beta-helix repeat-containing protein encodes MLRGILSLSCVVGLAFLSCSPADAAKPRHLVQWLGATADHTAAIQNAVLAAMDDNGVVEFAAGRTYHAKWMYITSSMRTANGKPFMPSGVEGNGAILKATTGASHTLFYTWLPQDANNPDFFVRNLTMDSNYLCDYSFRVWGAQTTLLENCAATRANLAGVLLQATAGTYSLSNVVVRQVIARNNDKYGFEVRGAAGAVTNLKIENCYAHYNESDGFYLAHCEADLVGCGAEVNDGYSMVLGQSGKPVSNVNVLGGYTERNFPAATASSQPGVHQGVYVTPGAATNVRIVGGRLIGKFTYDSQLTGDSLIHSYGHASLGFNGQSPDRPRNQTYDYSPVLPSVDSTNSLNSAYFDVPDYFSATNPTRDADLLARNVVLVKKNPPLSDYKSRIDAALLTAGATNAAIAFEPGQTYPTSAFTIQNFFTQGQYKTGPAGVIGNGATLTALGSGSQFINCYRTHGVIAPGDAFDKYNFFMRNLTIVSNSGYTSGLKISGCKWFLMQDLVIGGGSTYGIRIVALPGDGVYYNTFSNVASSGNGTGMYLDAIYSGAQQGISLANVGFHHCLFSNNSQRGILCEAASVTLNRCELSNNGIEGFRANKCYSTDLIDCDVLSNGTRAMHFLYGSSSSWSAGGHVLGGNVSGTVLYDPAPNNGYSFVQSMIHTQGTSPADYQHGFWLSGANGGKNYGSIHEDLSH; translated from the coding sequence ATGCTACGTGGAATACTTTCTTTGAGTTGTGTGGTGGGCTTGGCCTTCTTGTCCTGTTCGCCTGCTGACGCTGCGAAACCGCGTCACCTTGTTCAGTGGCTGGGCGCCACCGCCGACCACACAGCCGCGATTCAAAATGCGGTGTTAGCCGCTATGGATGACAATGGAGTGGTTGAGTTTGCTGCCGGTCGTACTTACCACGCGAAATGGATGTACATTACTTCGTCGATGCGAACCGCGAACGGTAAACCGTTTATGCCTTCGGGAGTGGAAGGCAACGGTGCCATTCTCAAAGCAACAACGGGGGCATCGCACACGCTCTTTTACACTTGGTTGCCCCAAGACGCGAACAATCCAGACTTCTTTGTCCGCAACCTGACGATGGATTCGAATTACCTTTGTGACTACTCGTTCCGTGTATGGGGCGCGCAGACAACGCTGCTGGAGAACTGCGCTGCAACACGAGCCAACTTGGCTGGCGTGCTGCTTCAAGCGACCGCTGGAACCTACTCGCTGTCAAATGTGGTAGTGCGACAAGTCATCGCACGAAACAACGACAAGTACGGCTTCGAGGTTCGCGGGGCGGCAGGTGCAGTGACCAATCTGAAGATTGAAAACTGCTACGCACACTACAACGAGTCAGACGGATTTTACCTTGCGCATTGCGAAGCTGACTTGGTCGGATGTGGTGCTGAGGTCAATGATGGATACTCGATGGTCCTGGGACAATCTGGAAAACCAGTCTCCAACGTGAATGTGCTGGGTGGATACACGGAACGCAACTTTCCTGCGGCAACCGCGTCCTCGCAACCGGGGGTACACCAAGGCGTCTATGTAACGCCGGGTGCGGCGACCAATGTGCGGATCGTTGGAGGGCGTTTGATTGGGAAGTTTACGTACGACTCGCAGCTCACTGGCGACTCGCTGATTCATTCATACGGCCACGCAAGTTTGGGATTCAATGGACAATCTCCAGATCGGCCCAGGAACCAGACTTATGACTACAGCCCTGTCTTGCCAAGTGTTGACTCGACCAATTCACTCAACTCGGCGTACTTTGACGTGCCTGACTATTTCAGTGCCACCAATCCGACACGCGATGCAGACCTTTTGGCTCGTAATGTCGTTCTGGTCAAAAAGAACCCGCCTCTAAGCGACTACAAGTCTCGAATCGATGCGGCACTCCTCACTGCTGGTGCCACGAACGCAGCGATCGCGTTTGAGCCTGGACAGACTTACCCCACCAGTGCATTCACGATCCAGAATTTCTTTACTCAAGGGCAATACAAGACAGGTCCTGCAGGAGTAATCGGAAATGGCGCGACGCTGACCGCGCTCGGGTCAGGCAGTCAGTTCATCAACTGCTACCGTACGCACGGCGTCATTGCCCCCGGTGATGCATTCGACAAATACAACTTCTTCATGAGAAACTTGACGATTGTTTCTAACTCCGGTTACACGAGCGGTCTCAAGATCAGTGGTTGTAAATGGTTCCTCATGCAGGACTTGGTGATCGGCGGAGGGTCCACGTATGGAATCCGAATCGTTGCTCTACCCGGCGACGGCGTCTATTACAATACGTTTTCCAATGTCGCATCCTCTGGCAATGGAACAGGAATGTATTTGGATGCGATCTACTCGGGTGCCCAACAAGGCATCTCGTTGGCTAACGTCGGTTTTCATCACTGCTTGTTCAGCAATAACTCACAGCGTGGGATCCTCTGTGAAGCGGCTTCGGTGACATTGAATCGATGCGAATTGTCAAACAATGGAATCGAAGGATTTCGAGCCAACAAGTGTTACTCGACTGATTTGATCGATTGCGATGTTCTTTCCAATGGAACACGGGCGATGCACTTTCTGTATGGTTCCAGCAGTTCTTGGTCTGCGGGCGGACATGTCTTGGGAGGGAACGTCTCTGGAACCGTGCTGTATGATCCTGCACCAAACAACGGATACTCGTTTGTGCAGTCCATGATTCACACTCAAGGGACATCACCTGCCGACTATCAGCATGGTTTCTGGCTCAGTGGTGCCAACGGTGGCAAGAACTACGGTTCGATCCACGAGGATCTGTCACACTAA
- a CDS encoding ankyrin repeat domain-containing protein, whose product MDAVSKHPECLVQETPFGSWLHFAAKQGALEIVAYLIDLGLPTNQHGGLSDSLPIEQAAAEGHADVVALLIQKGSQLETDVSTRNPLFSAIYAGSIEVVELLLNAGIDHRVRYNGENMKGMDAHAFALERGETEIAALLKNRA is encoded by the coding sequence ATGGACGCCGTTTCCAAGCATCCCGAATGCCTTGTGCAAGAGACCCCGTTTGGCTCATGGCTGCATTTTGCAGCGAAGCAGGGGGCGTTGGAGATCGTCGCCTACCTGATCGACCTGGGCCTGCCAACCAATCAGCATGGCGGACTATCAGACAGCCTGCCGATTGAGCAGGCTGCTGCTGAAGGACACGCGGACGTGGTTGCCTTGTTGATTCAAAAGGGAAGTCAACTGGAAACTGACGTGTCAACGAGAAACCCGTTGTTTAGCGCGATCTACGCCGGCAGTATCGAAGTTGTCGAGTTGCTATTGAATGCCGGCATCGACCACAGGGTGAGATACAATGGCGAAAATATGAAAGGCATGGATGCACACGCATTCGCGTTGGAGCGTGGTGAAACAGAAATTGCGGCGTTGCTGAAAAATCGAGCATGA